The genomic stretch CATAATTATAAaaggaacccaaaaaaaaaaagaaagaaagaattattGAGAGGATTCCGAAAGTTATAAACCACAATTATACAACATGTTATGCTTCTACAATTTCGATGACTAATTTAATTCATTGACAAAGTTTAAGAAGAAAAATTAGATTTTCCTTGAAAAAGTGTTTTGGAATAAATCTACATCATCAAAAGAGAAAACCAAATCGCATTCGATTTACCATTACAACACAAATTCCACCCTCATTTGGGAGACAAATGTTACAAATTCATAATCAACCGCACATgcacttcaaaaaaaaaaccctacaTGTACTTCTTTGCTCTTTTAGGTAGCAATGCACATCAATGCATCAAGAGCCGGCTTAAGgcaatatactaaattcttGAAGTACATTCTACACATATAAACCTCTTGTGCCTATCAATTTATTCAGCTGCACCATGAGATGGTAAATGATTCTCCATAGGTTTTGCATTTTCAGCTTTAGGTGTCTGACAAATCACACTAAGAACTGCGTCTCCTGGTTCAAATTCCTTGAAATGAGCCAACCTTCCCAATTCTTCAACTTCCTCAATCACTAAATCAAGCCTTGCCACAATTTCTACTAGCAAAGAGGCAAAAGCAGCAAAGGGAAGTGCTTCCGAAAACTCAAGGCTCGTGATTGCAATCTTGCTCAAAGTTGGCCTGAGCACTTTTCGATCATTCTCTTTCGATTGCTCGGAAGCCCTCTTGGATCTCCATTCGAGCAATGCAGATGTGTCCGTTTTTACGCTTGATAATGAAATTCCAAAATCTTTTCCTGATTTTTGTCGTGCTTGCGCAGCTGCAAGGGCTAACATGTTGGTGTTACTATTGGCATTGGGGCCAAGAAAAAGTTTTGGTTGGGATCTTAAGGCGGTATCAAGGTCTTGTAGGGCTTCGTGGAGGTGATCGGATAGTACCTCTGGCGAGCATTGGCGGCGTTTGCTTACGCTATCTGCCAGTTCCATCAGTGCTTTTGATACTTCTCTAGCAACTCGAATACATGGATCTTTGAAAAGAGCTCGAACAGATCGTGGAGTCTaacaagaaagagagaaaataatGAGTTCAGTTGGAAAATAGGATTTGATTACAAGGGAAAGCTACATAGTTTGCTTGGCTATGATGAAATTCAACTAAATTTTATCAGTCCAATGAGGCATATATACGACAATGTAAAAACAGGTTCGAGATATGGGATCTAAAACATAGGGTTAAATAAGAGGGTTTAATCCAATCTATACAAGAATTGTGTAGCATTTAGCAGTGTGTCAAGATTGTCATCCTGCACCCATTTGACTGGTCTTTTTGGACAAGTTTATTATAACGATCCATGTTAACCGACTAAACTGGAGAAGCAAGTCAATAAATACTGCAGTGGCCTTCACAAGGAGCCAGATGTGGCGACAGACGTTGGAAAACAAAGTTGATGGTTGAAATGTTTAAAGAATCTTCCTTAAAGGTATTTTGCAGCAGAAAAGATAAAACCATTAGATAATATTCTTCACAAATTTAGATGCACCAGAATTAAACAGCACAGATTTTTGAAGCCTCCGTGGTATGAAGTCGATCATGTGCATAAATATTGAATAGTAAGATCcagaaacaagaaagaaagaaatttgtAGGATTACctgaatttcagtttttaaacaTCCATGTAGAGCAACGACAGTATACCCAAAATGGCGAAGAACAGCTCCAAGTTTAACATATTGCTGCCATGGGAATCTATAGCAATATCTTGAATGCCTTGGTTCCCAACTTGCATACATTGCCTGCACAAATTTCAGTTTAACTACGCTTGTTAACTAGGGACATAGTGCTAAACTGCTGGTTATATTAGACAAAATGGGATACTGCTTTAATGGTGTCAATTAATTACTACATGAACTTCACAAAACATAGGGatcaaaaattaagaaagtaaATTGAGATTAACATAAAACATGGTAGATCAAGAAAAGCTTACCAAGGTCTCATCAGTGGATTTGGAGTCCAAGACTGCCTTGTAGCCCTTATAAATTGGATCCTCCAATGATTCTCCATTTGCTGCTTTTGGTTCCTCCTCACTAAAATAATCATTCACACATgctgcaaaaaaaatattattggcTATCAGTAACTAGTTGCtgtcatgaaaaaaaaaagtcagttAGTAATTACGGCTCATAAATTCACATGAACTTTACTGCTTGACCTATCATATCCTAGTATCACAGAATTGGTTATTTAGTTCATGATTTTTGACTTTGTAACTACATATATATCTTTAAAGCTACACCACAAATTAATGTAACACCAACCCTTCAATTCACGTGATTATAACTAAGACAGTATGGCTTTTCAATTTTCATCTGGAGGTAGCCAGAAATGACTTCCAACTTGTTCAAGTTGTCTTCTAATTTGCAGCATGAGCGGAAATTCACTAGAAAATTCTGGATTTTAACTTAGTAAGTTGAGTCCTAAATTACCTTGAATTGATATTGCTAGCCCTTCAAGCTTAAAAACAGTGGAATCATGGAGTTCTTCCCCAGACCAATTTGGAAATACTAAGAGGCTCATGAGGAGACAGATTCCACAACCAATAGCTATCATGTAAATCCTCTCATGGGCTATCTTTAACACATTCTCAACTCGGAAGCTTGATACAGTAATCAAATTGAAGGTCAAGAGGAATATGACAACCCCATAGTCGTAATTCTTCTTTATATATGGGACAAACCTCACGTAAGTAGCTGACATTCCTGTCAAATTAGACAACAATAAAAACTGAATGAGGTACTATTACACAGAAACTGAATCGAAAGAGAAAGAGATTACTAGATAAGAATTTACATACGCGCGCTACAGATCTAGTATGATAACTTCCTTTCTCTTCCATGGTAAGAATTATTAATATTACTATTTGGGGTGCAATAAAATTGCATAAGTACTATACATATAGTTAAAGTATTAAtatgtaaaaaaatatatatatattaatatgtacaTAGTCCATTCCGTTAGCTCAAACATGATAGAAAAGCTAAAAATTTACACATTAAGTTGTTTAAGGGTTTAAATGATACATAACATATTTTAGGGGATAAAAGTGTACAAAATTAATAGTCTTGGTGCCGGATGGGCACAATTTACTCCAAACTTCATAATGAATCAGCAAAGATTTTCTAAGCACAAACTTTGAAGTTGCATATGAGcttccaaaaaaaagaaagaaaaaaatcattttttgtttGAAGAAGAGCCGAAAGCTCTCATAGTTTTTTGACTGATATAGAAATAGAACTTACCAATCAAGAAAACTGCAGTTCCAATGAAAATCGCCTTGAAAATCTGCCCAGAAGCTGTGGCGATATACTCGATGAAAAATGCAAGTAATCCTGCTAACAGCGTCCCGAATCCTCTGTTGAGGCCCTTGCACAATGTTGCTCCTAGATATCATTCAAGAATTAAAAGAAcagttaaaaaaaatcataactctTTGGTAATTGAGATTATTATCACAAAAGAAAACtgaatatgcatgaaatgaaaggtaaaaaaaaaacacacacacacacacacaaacctGCGGTGAATTCCAGCACAACCACCACAGTCATAACAGCCCAGATGGCATTCTGGCCAATGTCTTCAAACAATGGCTCCAAAAGATATAACAAGGAAACTAGTGTCAATGACAAACCAACTTTGATCGAATGAATAACTCTCCTTGGATCTTCTCTTCCAACCTTCCATATCATTTTCCATGCTAATCCCGGAAAATTTTTCACCTTTTCCACATACATGTTCAgacttttcttcatcttctccAATCTGGCGCTAGTTCCATAAGGGCTGTCCCCGTTTATCACTATTTCCACACCCATCCTGTCGGTACAAAGAACGCTATGTTCTGTAGTAACTCCTGGCAGGTTTTGGGATGCAGATCAAAAAATAATGCTCAGAAAATCAGTACTTAATTGTCTTCCAAGCATTAGAGACCAGAGACTGAGTTGAGGTTTGCTTTATATGTGAATCAAAAGGAAGCAGTGATGTGTATGTGCTCACATGCTTGGGGGAAAAGCAAATGAGATAGTATTAAAGGTGTACAGATCTTCACAGGTGTATATgggattcttttcttttttcggcGGTCATGAAAATCGAAAGTGAAATTTATAGGTTACTTTAGCATATGATATGAATAATGACAGATGGTAAGAAATCTGATGTGAACTAATATGTAAAACATATACATAATCATCTAATATAGGAAGATATGTAGAGTTTAGTCAATTTACGTGATGTCAGTAACAATTCACCGCCATATCAGTAACAACTTGTTTAGATTTTCTGATTTTACATCACTACGCTTAACAATTAATTTCTTTAGGAATAGGCCGAATCATACTCTTAATGCGGTGATGACTTGTACCATTATTATTAATAATTTGTACCATTAGTATTAAAAGTTGTAACAGGCATGAATTTAAGATGGAGCGATGTGAATTTAAGATTGGAGGTATGCACAGTCTGATCTTAccattttggtttttttttttattttttttttaattttctaacGGGTGTATATCTaaataattaatatattttCTTACAGTTATATGCTTTCTCAAATTGGCTTTATCATTTCAAAATTCTAACACGGAAAGTAAATCTTAATTAATATCCTTTCTTACATTTATGTGCTTTCTCAAATTGACTTTATCATTTCAAAAATCTAACACGGGAGGTAAATCGTAAATCTTAATGAGTGCTAATGCGCATTCATGACcctttactcttttttttccctgttTTGACGAATGTAGTCCAGCACTACTTGAAAATGATATCTCCAATTGGGTATGTTGCATGATCTTTTACTTAATTACAGCTTCGGCACATAAATCTTCTCCATCCATCATCGCGGTAGACAAAACAAGGGTGACTCCAATCTTACATGTACTTCTTGTTTACTTCTCTCTTACTATTAACATACGTAGTAAAATATTTTGGTAGACAACTAAAAGCTATAGACGATCACATGCAGGCCGAGTTCAAGTGTACAATTTTTGGTTGCTGATAAagctttcattttcttttccccagTTATTCAATTTGAAGAAATAGAAATCTTCTATTTGAAGAAATGGAAATCtcaagaagagaaagaaaacatCACCACAACTTCCATTACATATTTTGATTCATTGGGCGATTCACATCATCCTAGAAGAAACTAGAGGTTACAAACTCGAGCACATTCACCTACTATACATCAAACTTTATCCAATTATATGTTAATATTCATCTCGCCAATAATGAACCGtttttacatatatataaaatttgaattttatattcaaattttacgtagttgtcattcatcctaTACTACTAACAGTGTACTATCAatgtaggaaaaattaatccattaTTAAATCGCAATTTGTTTGTATTAATAACAATAGGTTCCTCGGGTATCTTGTAAAgcggaaaaaaataaaaaagtctcACATAAAGGGGGGGAGGGTTGGGTGTTTTGTAtgtatgtttatttatttatttgtttgtttatatataaaactaacaaatcaagtcaatcaaattcaaaaaattgtTTGGGTAAGAGAAACTAAGATACTGACAAAGTAGTGCTAATTTCAACGTACTAAGGCAACATATGCATAAAATTTTCTGTAAATTACTCAACAATACCTGAGTCACTAAATGGATTATCAAAATAATGCATCTATCATACATTTTTTCCCCCTCTTTTGGGAAATCCATATGATACATTAGTTCCACCTATTTCCTGCAAGAAACTACAAAGTCAACCGTCACTTCAACGCTTGTCCGCTCATGATTGGCTGAGCCTCTTAATACTGGTGCAACCGCCGTTGACCAAAGTACTTTAATGTCCAACTGCAAGATGGTGAATCTGCAAACTGCAAACCACCATTTCTGCTGTTTCAAACAACTGCAGAAGAAGTCCAGCCCCTTAGGGCATACATAAAAGTTGTCACGGgttatatatacacatacatcAATATAGCTGTAATAGCTTTCATGTATAAATGAGTTGTTTTTGAGCTAGTTACGAAAGGAAATGCAAGGATTCTTGTTAACCTAACGTTTTAACAAAAATCATGAGTCCTACTTTCATGTTATTCTCACACAGCTGGcctgaaaatttttttggtgtATTCTCGTGTAGTACCATCAAGCCCTTGAAAATCATAGGTATAACCACATGGGAGTTTCTTATTTTTCCACGTCGTACATTACCAAACTTCTTATTCTCCATTCGATGACAAATTTTCCTTACCACACAACTGCAATTGATATTATTTTTGCTGCAGTAGGATTTTCGTTCTGTTGTTTACAGAAACTAGTCCAGGGTTAGATGATTAAGTACCAGaagatttggaaggaaaacCTGGCGAATTAAACAAATGCTGCTCTGCACCTACATGCAGTTTCATCAATGTTCTCTTCATTCAGTAAAAACTTTGATTTGAACACACTTCATATCTTGTTGGAATAAGTTAAAATTACAATGGTACTTTAGAAATGCAAGTTTTGTAGGAGGAGATGAGCTTATCCTTAATGAAGCAATTattaaaagggataatttcagaaacctccctaaGGTTCCAACCCGAAAATTCATCAACACCCGTTCTAGTGTACAGatattaaaattaattaaaccatCAGAATAGAGAACAAACTTGaataaatccaaactttttACCACCACCTTTAATTCACCAGAAATACTTATTGGGACTACAAGGCAACATGGTTATAATACCTGCTACAGTGATTTTTACTGTTTGCTACAGGGTACAGTACTGCTACAATACGCACTACATGTACAGCTTGTTTTTTTACTATTTTGTGAAATATCACTTAGTTCTCTTCaggttttcaaaatctcacttaGTACCCTTGAAGTGAATCGTTAATTACTGTGCTTGTTGAGGGTATAAATTGTAACTAACCCTAAAATTAATTAAAGCTAAGTCTGAATAGGAGAAAGAATCGTAATATTTTTGTTGGAAAGAATCAATACAAAGATCAGTGTCATATTATCGATCTGAATAGACACAAGACCCTAAATATTGGAACCACTCCAGCCAAGGGCAACACAAAACTCCCAGCCATGACAATCATCACCATGTCCAAAGACATGAAGAATCCGTTGCCAGCAGGCAAACTGACGGCCGATCACTAATTTATTTGTCAGCGCCACCTGGTTATTTTTTGGTAGCAGCTCATTGTTTCGAGCCTTAGTAGCTAGCTACGAGCATGCCATCCTCGTTTACACCACCGGATTGGTAGGTTTGTGTATGTTGACAtcatctgttttttttttcaggacTTTGCATTGATGGCCTGATAGGTCCTATTCCTGGGAGATTTGCTACGGAGGCCATCCCTTTCATCCTGGCGTATCTAATTTTGTTCATGCCCCACTCTCCAACTCCATTGTCAATCACTGTTTGACGTGCTCGATCCATACCTTTTCTGGCAGTTTGGTTTCTCACATGCATGTTCAGGATTATGCTATGTTATTCACTACTCAGTTGATCACTAATTTACTTGTTGGCGCCACCTTGGTTGTTCTGTTTTTGTCGTAATGATTGTACAGCTCCTGCCTTACTATGCGTAGCACGTACAAGATCTCCATTAATTTTCCTCCATTTCAATAGGCTGCTCCTAATACCATGGAAAACTATTCGGTACCTTGGTTTTGATTCCACAGCCTTTGGCATGGTTGTCTGAAAAGTTAAGCAAGACTGGTGCACGTAACATTAAAACACCCTTTTGTTCTGTTGGCCTTgctgataaaaggaaaaaaaaaaaaggctacattttgatttctttttcttcctcctgTGTGTTGGTGTTAGATGATAAAAATTGGTTCGGGTGATGCTATGTTTGGTCGTCAGTTTTAACATCCAGTTCCTCACAACTTGATTGTCACATCTCTATTTTGTTCACCTTCCATTATCACACCTCCTCCCCCGTTCTATCCTTACCCGAATGGGGAGTTGTCACCTAAAAGCGTATGGAGTAAACCCTACTAGTTATTTCCCGCTTTCCATCAAAATACTTTAGCACCCCAATCGAATTGCACCAGTCGAAGTACACATTGCAGTATATGCTTATTTGTTAAAATGAGTTCGTTTGGCATTAATTTTCTCCCTGTGTGGTCATTGGTTGTCTCCTACCAAAATTATTTT from Coffea eugenioides isolate CCC68of chromosome 8, Ceug_1.0, whole genome shotgun sequence encodes the following:
- the LOC113780940 gene encoding aluminum-activated malate transporter 12-like yields the protein MGVEIVINGDSPYGTSARLEKMKKSLNMYVEKVKNFPGLAWKMIWKVGREDPRRVIHSIKVGLSLTLVSLLYLLEPLFEDIGQNAIWAVMTVVVVLEFTAGATLCKGLNRGFGTLLAGLLAFFIEYIATASGQIFKAIFIGTAVFLIGMSATYVRFVPYIKKNYDYGVVIFLLTFNLITVSSFRVENVLKIAHERIYMIAIGCGICLLMSLLVFPNWSGEELHDSTVFKLEGLAISIQACVNDYFSEEEPKAANGESLEDPIYKGYKAVLDSKSTDETLAMYASWEPRHSRYCYRFPWQQYVKLGAVLRHFGYTVVALHGCLKTEIQTPRSVRALFKDPCIRVAREVSKALMELADSVSKRRQCSPEVLSDHLHEALQDLDTALRSQPKLFLGPNANSNTNMLALAAAQARQKSGKDFGISLSSVKTDTSALLEWRSKRASEQSKENDRKVLRPTLSKIAITSLEFSEALPFAAFASLLVEIVARLDLVIEEVEELGRLAHFKEFEPGDAVLSVICQTPKAENAKPMENHLPSHGAAE